One region of Armigeres subalbatus isolate Guangzhou_Male chromosome 3, GZ_Asu_2, whole genome shotgun sequence genomic DNA includes:
- the LOC134224474 gene encoding histone-lysine N-methyltransferase Su(var)3-9-like isoform X1: MSSGEQQTQATTGQPHLQKQDLSQLDIAKLTPLSPEVISRQATINIGTIGHVAHGKSTVVKAISGVQTVRFKNELERNITIKLEPLSDELIDRLTTSPAELAQYIKMTHERYKIQTPPAASGGKRARDANSSSPSPSDGSRLKQAKISSYFNGGTPTLASDGKLKQRNIEFYFSRSFGNGDNCVERKENGNGMHEELKIEEDDDDDAVSVVSVTSSRRSLRSTTPCSSRLSTRRKSITSVMSESSTGSPSTRGRSETGTSTPLSASGKKRKSHSHPKANKDGEYSVEEILDLQEISNAPYFHIKWRGYSSKSNTWEPLNNIRTCNSIHEFLQYEVGAHKEEIDGIREEISKTEEYQAAIKAHETKTFKEMLEEYEKFDPLAFDSDLVLYSKIRMNGCKNKRVYDRILANIGPEISYKKRHEQIVKMKEFEDMINEFEPSSKIVLENLQDFDVPQQQNFKYIKENLAGEGVDIPDDPPYGCECEQCGFRSDCCGKMAGARIAYNHKKRINVAPGTPIYECNKRCKCSSDCCNRVLQNGRKFNVTLFKTSNGRGWGVKTNQTIYEGWYITEYIGEVITYEEAEKRGREYDAVGRTYLFDLDFNGSDNPYTIDAAHYGNIARFINHSCDPNCGIWSVWVNCLDPNLPRLAFFAKRKIEAGEELTINYQTQVNESRALDGEKPPDGDGGPENLTECRCGADNCMKYVF; encoded by the exons ATGTCTTCAGGTGAACAGCAAACGCAGGCCACCACCGGCCAACCACATCTGCAGAAACAGGACCTTTCGCAGCTG GACATTGCCAAGCTGACACCACTTTCCCCGGAGGTGATTTCGCGTCAGGCCACGATCAACATTGGTACGATTGGCCATGTAGCGCACGGGAAATCCACCGTCGTGAAGGCTATCTCCGGTGTGCAGACTGTTCGCTTCAAGAACGAACTGGAGCGAAACATTACGATCAAGTTGG AGCCGTTGTCCGACGAGCTTATCGACCGGCTAACAACCAGTCCTGCCGAGTTGGCGCAGTATATAAAAATGACACACGAACGATACAAAATACAGACGCCGCCGGCAGCATCCGGTGGCAAACGTGCACGAGATGCCAATTCGTCTAGCCCATCGCCATCGGACGGAAGCCGCTTAAAGCAAGCTAAGATCAGCAGCTATTTCAATGGTGGCACCCCAACGTTGGCATCCGATGGCAAACTGAAACAACGGAACATTGAATTCTACTTCAGTCGATCGTTCGGAAATGGCGACAACTGCGTGGAAAGGAAGGAAAACGGTAATGGAATGCATGAGGAATTGAAAATCGAagaggatgatgatgatgatgcagtTTCGGTTGTCAGCGTCACGTCATCGAGGCGTTCTTTGAGAAGCACAACGCCATGTTCTTCAAGACTGTCGACACGTAGAAAATCTATAACTTCTGTTATGAGTGAGTCTAGTACTGGCTCGCCATCGACACGTGGTCGATCGGAAACGGGAACGTCCACCCCATTGTCTGCCAGCGGCAAAAAGCGTAAATCACACAGCCACCCAAAAGCTAATAAAGATGGTGAATACTCTGTCGAGGAAATTTTGGACCTTCAGGAAATCTCAAATGCGCCATATTTCCATATAAAATGGCGTGGCTATAGCTCAAAGAGCAATACTTGGGAGCCATTAAACAACATCAGAACGTGTAACTCGATTCACGAGTTTCTACAATACGAAGTTGGAGCTCATAAGGAAGAGATTGACGGGATTCGCGAGGAAATTAGCAAAACCGAAGAATACCAGGCGGCGATTAAAGCGCACGAAACAAAAACATTCAAAGAAATGTTGGAAGAGTATGAGAAATTTGATCCCTTAGCATTCGACAGCGATCTGGTGCTGTATTCAAAAATTCGCATGAATGGATGTAAGAACAAACGCGTTTATGATCGCATTCTCGCTAACATTGGTCCAGAAATATCCTACAAGAAACGTCACGAACAGATTGTCAAAATGAAGGAGTTTGAGGACATGATTAACGAGTTTGAGCCGAGTAGTAAAATTGTGCTAGAAAATCTACAAGACTTCGATGTTCCTCAACAGCAAAACTTTAAGTACATCAAGGAAAACCTTGCGGGTGAAGGCGTAGATATTCCAGATGATCCTCCTTACGGATGCGAATGCGAGCAGTGCGGTTTCCGGAGCGATTGCTGTGGAAAGATGGCTGGAGCACGAATTGCATATAATCATAAAAAGAGGATCAACGTAGCCCCTGGAACACCGATCTATGAGTGTAACAAACGTTGCAAGTGCAGTTCCGATTGCTGCAACCGTGTTCTACAAAATGGTCGCAAGTTCAACGTTACTCTCTTCAAGACATCAAATGGTCGCGGCTGGGGTGTGAAGACCAACCAAACCATTTACGAGGGCTGGTATATCACGGAATACATAGGAGAGGTTATCACCTACGAAGAGGCGGAGAAGCGTGGTCGCGAGTACGACGCTGTAGGCCGAACTTACCTATTCGATCTGGACTTCAACGGAAGTGACAACCCGTACACGATTGATGCCGCTCACTACGGAAACATTGCCCGATTCATCAACCATTCGTGCGATCCCAACTGCGGCATTTGGTCCGTTTGGGTGAACTGTCTCGATCCGAACCTGCCCCGGTTGGCGTTTTTTGCCAAAAGGAAGATCGAAGCCGGCGAGGAGCTGACCATCAACTACCAGACGCAGGTTAATGAAAGTCGCGCACTGGACGGGGAGAAACCTCCGGATGGTGATGGGGGTCCAGAGAACTTGACCGAATGTCGATGCGGAGCCGACAATTGTATGAAGTATGTGTTTTAA